One window from the genome of Glycine soja cultivar W05 chromosome 12, ASM419377v2, whole genome shotgun sequence encodes:
- the LOC114378860 gene encoding DNA (cytosine-5)-methyltransferase DRM1-like, translating to MVLKDRLSKLGDDIIITCLGTFVKLEKLDLKLNNLTSVQPKYILYSAQKKLREVEDGGDDFDWNTDDELEIENYNSSSSCLTLPNGDAGEASSSAVLANSKVLDHFVNMGFSREMVSKVIQEYGEENEDKLLEELLSYKVS from the exons ATGGTTCTAAAGGACCGTCTTAGTAAGTTAGGCGATGACATAATC ATAACGTGCTTGGGCACTTTTGTGAAGTTGGAAAAGCTTGACCTAAAGCTCAACAATCTCACTTCAGTTCAg CCTAAATATATCTTGTATTCTGCACAGAAGAAGCTGAGAGAGGTTGAAGATG GAGGAGATGATTTTGATTGGAATACTGATGATGAGCTTGAAATTGAGAACTATAACTCTTCATCTTCATGTTTAACCCTTCCTAATGGGGATGCTGGAGAG GCAAGCTCGTCTGCAGTTTTGGCTAATTCCAAGGTACTTGACCACTTCGTCAATATGGGATTTTCTAGAGAAATGGTTTCTAAAGTAATTCAGGAATATG gtgaagaaaatgaagataaaCTACTTGAAGAACTTCTCTCATACAAGGTGAGTTGA
- the LOC114378277 gene encoding nuclear-pore anchor-like isoform X1 has translation MEKDNLNKKVSELLERSKNVDVEDYDRVKKLAREIQDKLRERDARIEELGKSLSEKQDSVSCLEKDLPNCRLELAETEKRINDILHNEANLKLDSEKHRKLLAQFKKRIDVLSRKKEHLGKENQQLSRQLDEIKQGKLLF, from the exons atggaaaaagataATCTCAATAAGAAGGTTTCTGAG TTGCTTGAAAGGAGTAAAAATGTTGATGTTGAGGATTATGATCGAGTGAAGAAACTTGCTAGAGAAATCCAG GATAAACTAAGAGAGAGGGATGCTCGGATTGAGGAACTTGGTAAAAGTCTATCAGAAAAGCAGGATTCTGTTTCATGCCTAGAGAAAGATCTTCCAAACTGCCGATTGGAGCTAGCAGAGACAGAGAAGAGAATTAATGACATTCTGCATAATGAG GCTAACCTAAAACTTGATTCGGAGAAGCATAGGAAACTGCTGGCTCAGTTTAAG AAGAGGATTGATGTTTTGTCAAGGAAAAAGGAACACCTAGGGAAAGAGAACCAACAACTTTCTAGGCAATTAGATGAAATTAAACaag GAAAACTCCTTTTTTGA
- the LOC114378277 gene encoding nuclear-pore anchor-like isoform X2 → MEKDNLNKKVSELLERSKNVDVEDYDRVKKLAREIQDKLRERDARIEELGKSLSEKQDSVSCLEKDLPNCRLELAETEKRINDILHNEANLKLDSEKHRKLLAQFKRIDVLSRKKEHLGKENQQLSRQLDEIKQGKLLF, encoded by the exons atggaaaaagataATCTCAATAAGAAGGTTTCTGAG TTGCTTGAAAGGAGTAAAAATGTTGATGTTGAGGATTATGATCGAGTGAAGAAACTTGCTAGAGAAATCCAG GATAAACTAAGAGAGAGGGATGCTCGGATTGAGGAACTTGGTAAAAGTCTATCAGAAAAGCAGGATTCTGTTTCATGCCTAGAGAAAGATCTTCCAAACTGCCGATTGGAGCTAGCAGAGACAGAGAAGAGAATTAATGACATTCTGCATAATGAG GCTAACCTAAAACTTGATTCGGAGAAGCATAGGAAACTGCTGGCTCAGTTTAAG AGGATTGATGTTTTGTCAAGGAAAAAGGAACACCTAGGGAAAGAGAACCAACAACTTTCTAGGCAATTAGATGAAATTAAACaag GAAAACTCCTTTTTTGA